In Endozoicomonas sp. GU-1, one DNA window encodes the following:
- a CDS encoding RAP domain-containing protein: MDRSSAGISGQYARSDNDYNRPGGHAAASRRGRYRHATVRQLADTPGTNPGRKTFYHSSDACPSQHLQRRSVTPAKDFNALIKQELMDDLVSQSDRLGRRYDGRNHGWYASSIKKYTSAVKRPLNRAEQSQLMRLLQNFTITRRWDWLSLTATVHSLTSAGVFTPYKPVDEGVKSTQSALLSTLLDAIRFKCNQKPQARDIDARGIANLLWAMAKLVDNGQEWTPGLKATVAALMPHLHAQKDQFNAQHIANLLWAMAKLVVSGQERIPKLKEAVATLLLQVNAQKDQFNAQGIANLLWAMAKLVDNGQERIPEFQEVVATLLSQVNAQKDQFNTQDITNLLWAMAKLVDNGQEQITGLKATIATLLPHVNAQKDQFIPQHIANLLWAMAKLVDYGLGRTPGLKKAVAALLPHVKEQKNQFKAQGIANLVWAMAKLVDNGQQWTPRLKETVATLLPHVNAQKNQFKTQGIVNLLWAMAKLVDFGLDRTPGFTETMTALLPHVNAHKDQFIPQHTANLLWAIAKLVDNGQQWTPGLKEAVAALLPHVNTQKDQFNAQDIANLLWAMAKLVVSRQEQIPGFNEAVAALLPHMNTQKDQFNAQAIANLLWAMAKLVDNGLEQTPEFNEAVVALLPHVNTQKDQFTPQHIANLLWAMAKLVDNGLEQTPGLNEAVAALLPHVHTQKDQFIPQHIVNLLWAMAKLVDNGQEQTPGLKEAVAALLPRVNAQKDQFNAQGNANLLWAMAKLVDNGLEQMPVLNEAVAALLPHVNAKKDQLNARDIASLLWAMAKLGELVELNVVKSTSELLLYQISQCPQLSQQDIAMSLWGVLVCCVRLSQDANANANKNSLLEKHMDALFTRLKNATSNNGDEQSIIAMAASWLGRACPIVPHYQTSISKPQTDFRDQLQLSIPTLKIEAERSLNSLPPVDLLLPDHNIIIEIQGPSHYVSGDFKTRNGSTLLKIALLQKAGFEVIEIPTNTLWNQNSIKRCIDEIKTRVDIPPQTHGAVSYKIGWADKANVTVDNGCQSSHQCYLTAEEYSEKQTGKHKKRTRKRKKKPITSSLSS; this comes from the coding sequence ATGGACAGAAGTTCTGCCGGTATCAGTGGTCAATACGCAAGATCAGATAATGATTATAACCGACCGGGTGGCCATGCTGCTGCTTCAAGGCGTGGACGATACCGACATGCCACGGTCAGGCAGTTGGCTGATACCCCAGGCACTAACCCGGGGCGTAAGACATTTTACCACTCTTCTGACGCATGCCCTTCTCAACATCTACAGCGCCGTTCAGTAACCCCTGCTAAAGATTTTAATGCGCTCATCAAACAGGAACTAATGGATGATCTGGTGAGTCAATCGGATCGTTTAGGGCGTCGCTATGATGGGAGAAATCACGGCTGGTATGCCAGTTCAATTAAAAAATACACGTCAGCTGTTAAAAGACCGTTAAATCGAGCGGAACAAAGCCAGCTGATGCGTTTGCTGCAAAATTTTACCATAACACGGCGTTGGGACTGGCTAAGCCTTACGGCCACAGTTCATTCATTGACTTCAGCGGGTGTTTTTACCCCTTATAAGCCCGTGGATGAGGGTGTTAAGAGTACTCAATCTGCCTTATTGTCAACGCTACTTGATGCAATCAGATTCAAGTGCAACCAAAAACCTCAAGCCAGGGACATTGATGCCAGGGGAATCGCCAACCTGCTGTGGGCCATGGCGAAACTGGTAGACAACGGGCAGGAGTGGACACCAGGGCTCAAAGCGACAGTGGCCGCACTGATGCCCCATTTGCACGCACAGAAAGACCAATTTAATGCCCAGCATATCGCCAACCTGCTGTGGGCCATGGCGAAACTGGTGGTCAGCGGGCAGGAGCGGATCCCGAAACTCAAGGAGGCCGTGGCCACATTGTTGCTCCAGGTAAATGCACAGAAAGATCAATTTAATGCCCAGGGAATCGCCAACCTGCTGTGGGCCATGGCGAAACTGGTGGACAATGGGCAGGAGCGGATACCAGAGTTCCAAGAGGTCGTAGCCACCCTGTTGTCCCAGGTGAACGCACAGAAAGACCAATTCAATACTCAGGATATCACCAACCTGCTGTGGGCCATGGCGAAACTGGTGGACAACGGACAGGAGCAGATAACAGGCCTCAAAGCGACAATAGCCACGTTGTTGCCCCACGTGAACGCACAGAAAGACCAATTTATTCCTCAACATATCGCCAACCTGCTGTGGGCCATGGCGAAACTGGTGGACTACGGGCTGGGGCGGACACCAGGGCTCAAAAAGGCCGTGGCTGCACTGTTGCCCCACGTGAAGGAACAGAAAAACCAATTTAAGGCCCAGGGTATCGCCAACCTGGTGTGGGCCATGGCAAAACTGGTGGACAACGGGCAGCAGTGGACACCGAGACTCAAAGAGACCGTGGCCACGCTGTTGCCCCACGTGAACGCCCAGAAAAACCAATTTAAGACCCAGGGTATCGTCAACCTGCTGTGGGCCATGGCGAAACTGGTGGACTTCGGGCTGGATCGAACACCAGGGTTCACAGAGACCATGACCGCACTGTTGCCCCATGTGAACGCACACAAAGACCAATTTATTCCTCAGCATACCGCCAACCTCCTGTGGGCCATAGCGAAACTGGTAGACAATGGACAGCAGTGGACACCAGGGCTCAAAGAGGCTGTGGCCGCGCTGTTGCCCCACGTGAACACACAGAAGGACCAATTTAATGCCCAGGATATCGCCAACCTTCTGTGGGCCATGGCGAAACTGGTGGTCAGCAGGCAGGAGCAGATACCAGGGTTCAACGAGGCCGTGGCCGCGTTGTTGCCCCATATGAACACACAGAAAGACCAATTTAATGCCCAGGCCATTGCCAACCTGCTGTGGGCCATGGCAAAACTGGTGGACAACGGACTGGAGCAAACACCAGAGTTCAACGAGGCCGTGGTCGCGCTGTTGCCCCACGTGAACACACAGAAAGACCAATTTACTCCTCAGCATATCGCCAACCTGCTGTGGGCCATGGCAAAACTGGTGGACAACGGGCTGGAGCAGACACCAGGTCTCAACGAGGCCGTGGCCGCGCTGTTGCCCCACGTGCACACTCAGAAAGACCAATTTATTCCTCAGCATATCGTCAACCTGCTGTGGGCCATGGCAAAACTGGTGGACAACGGGCAAGAGCAGACACCAGGTCTCAAAGAAGCCGTGGCCGCGCTGTTGCCCCGCGTGAACGCACAGAAAGACCAATTTAATGCCCAAGGTAACGCCAACCTTCTGTGGGCCATGGCAAAACTGGTGGACAACGGGCTGGAGCAGATGCCAGTGCTCAACGAGGCCGTGGCCGCGCTGTTGCCCCACGTGAACGCAAAGAAAGACCAACTCAATGCCCGGGATATCGCCAGCCTGCTGTGGGCCATGGCGAAACTGGGTGAGCTCGTTGAGCTGAACGTGGTTAAATCCACATCTGAACTTCTTCTCTACCAAATCAGTCAATGCCCTCAGTTATCTCAGCAAGATATAGCGATGTCTCTCTGGGGAGTATTGGTATGCTGTGTCAGGCTATCCCAAGATGCCAATGCCAATGCCAATAAAAACAGCTTGCTTGAAAAGCACATGGATGCCCTGTTTACTCGCCTGAAAAATGCAACCTCAAACAATGGCGATGAACAATCCATCATTGCCATGGCCGCAAGCTGGCTTGGCAGGGCGTGTCCCATCGTCCCCCATTACCAGACCAGCATTTCAAAACCTCAAACCGACTTCCGCGATCAACTGCAATTATCTATTCCCACTTTAAAGATTGAAGCAGAAAGGAGTCTGAACTCATTACCTCCGGTTGATCTGCTACTGCCAGACCACAATATTATTATTGAAATTCAGGGACCCTCTCATTACGTGAGTGGTGATTTCAAAACCAGGAATGGTTCGACTCTGCTGAAAATCGCACTGCTGCAAAAAGCGGGATTTGAGGTCATTGAAATCCCCACTAACACGCTTTGGAACCAGAATTCAATAAAACGATGTATTGATGAAATAAAGACCAGGGTGGACATCCCACCACAGACCCATGGCGCTGTATCATATAAAATCGGGTGGGCAGATAAGGCAAACGTTACCGTCGATAACGGGTGTCAATCCTCACATCAGTGTTACTTAACCGCCGAAGAGTATTCAGAAAAGCAAACAGGCAAACACAAAAAAAGAACAAGGAAGAGGAAAAAAAAGCCAATAACCTCTTCCCTTTCATCATGA
- a CDS encoding RAP domain-containing protein produces the protein MNRSSADISGKSTRSDNGYNQPNDHAASSKCGRYGHATVKQWDDPPRIALWCREFLAALSSQSLVRRSVNPARDFKALINPERMDDLVSKTDRFGHRYDGRHHGQYASSIKNYTSVTKRPLNRTEQSRLMPLLQNFTVRRSWNWRSLTTTCHSLTSAGVFTPHKPVDQDVKLTQAALLSTLLDAITFKCNQKPQVEDIHAQGIVNLLWAMAKLVDYGQNQTPELKQAVAALLPFVNAQKDNFTPQGIATLLLAMAKLGPLIELHVVTSTSESLVCRISDNPQLSQKDILMSLWGVMVLCARLFLDSNANKNNVLEKHMVDLFTRLENTYPDNEEDQSIIAMAASWLGRACPVVPHYQTNVSKLQADDFRAQLQSCIPSLKIEEEKSLNALPPVDLLLPEHNMVIEIQGPSHYVSGDFNTRTGSTLLKIALLQKAGFDVIEIPINLLRSQDSMKPFIDQIKARVNIPLI, from the coding sequence ATGAATAGAAGCTCTGCCGATATCAGTGGAAAATCCACAAGATCAGATAATGGTTACAACCAACCGAATGACCATGCCGCTTCTTCAAAGTGTGGGCGATATGGACATGCCACCGTCAAACAATGGGATGATCCCCCCCGCATAGCCCTGTGGTGCAGAGAATTTTTAGCCGCTTTATCTTCTCAATCTCTGGTGCGCCGTTCAGTAAACCCTGCTCGAGATTTTAAGGCGCTCATCAACCCGGAAAGAATGGATGACCTGGTGAGTAAAACGGATCGTTTCGGTCATCGCTATGATGGGAGACATCACGGTCAATATGCCAGTTCAATTAAAAATTACACGTCAGTGACTAAAAGACCGTTAAATCGAACTGAACAAAGCCGACTGATGCCTTTGCTGCAAAATTTTACAGTCAGACGGAGCTGGAACTGGCGAAGCCTGACGACAACATGTCACTCATTGACTTCAGCGGGCGTTTTTACCCCTCATAAGCCCGTGGATCAGGATGTTAAGCTCACTCAAGCTGCTTTATTGTCCACGCTATTGGATGCAATAACGTTCAAGTGCAACCAAAAACCTCAAGTCGAGGATATCCATGCCCAGGGAATCGTCAACCTGCTGTGGGCCATGGCAAAACTAGTGGACTATGGGCAGAACCAGACACCAGAGCTCAAACAGGCTGTGGCCGCGCTATTGCCCTTCGTGAACGCACAGAAAGATAATTTTACACCACAGGGTATCGCCACCTTGCTGTTGGCCATGGCGAAACTGGGTCCGCTTATTGAGCTACATGTGGTTACCTCCACGTCTGAATCGCTTGTCTGCCGAATCAGTGACAACCCTCAGCTCTCTCAGAAAGACATATTGATGTCTCTCTGGGGAGTCATGGTATTGTGTGCCAGGTTGTTTCTAGACTCTAATGCCAATAAAAATAACGTCCTTGAAAAACACATGGTTGACCTGTTTACTCGCCTGGAAAATACCTATCCAGACAATGAAGAGGATCAATCCATTATTGCCATGGCCGCAAGCTGGCTTGGCAGAGCGTGTCCGGTCGTCCCCCATTACCAGACAAACGTTTCAAAACTTCAGGCCGACGACTTCCGTGCTCAACTCCAATCATGCATTCCCTCTTTGAAGATTGAAGAAGAAAAGAGTCTGAACGCATTACCCCCGGTTGACCTGCTACTGCCAGAGCACAACATGGTGATTGAAATTCAGGGACCGTCTCATTACGTGAGTGGTGATTTCAACACCAGGACAGGTTCGACTCTGCTGAAAATCGCACTGCTGCAAAAAGCAGGATTTGACGTCATTGAAATCCCGATTAACCTGCTCAGGAGCCAGGATTCAATGAAACCATTTATTGATCAAATAAAGGCCCGGGTGAACATACCACTTATATAA
- a CDS encoding DUF1601 domain-containing protein, translating to MNRSSAGISGQYARTDNNYKRPDSHAASSRLGRYRHATVRQWDGTPRTDPGRNTFYRSADACPYQHLQRRSVNPAQDFNALIQPGIMDDLVSKSDHFGHRYDGRNHGLYTNSIKRYTLAAKRPLNRAEQSQLTGLLQNFTITPRWDWRSLTTTLYSLTSAGFFTPHKPMDERVKLTQAALLTTLLDAIIFKCSQKPLARDIDARGIANQLWAMAKLVDNGQQWTPGLKEAVAALLPHVNAQKDQFIPQHIANLLWALAKLVVNGQKRTPELNEAVVALLLRVNAQRDRFHAQGIANLLWAMAKLVDNGQEQTPEFKKVIATLLPRVNVQKDQFTAQGIANLLWAMVKLVDNGQEQTAELNEAVAALLPHVNAQKNQFIPQHIASLLWAMAKLVDNGQEQTPGLKESVAALLPHVQAQKDQFNAQGIANLLWAMAKLVDNGLEQTPQLKEAVAALLPHVKVQKDQFNAQDIANLLWAMAKLVNNEQERTPELKEAVAALLPHANAQKDQFIPQHTANLLWAMAKLVDNGQAQTPEFKEAVAALLPCVNTQKDQFNSRDIAILLWAMAKLVDNGQEQASSLKETVTALLSQVSAQEDQFNAQDIANLLWAMAKLGELVELNVVKSTSELLVYKISKHPQLSQHDISMSLWGVMVCCARLSTDANADKNYLLEKHMDDLFTRLENASPNNRDEQSIIAMAANWLGRACPIVPHYQTTISKSQTALRDQLQSCIPSLKIAAERSLNSLPPVDLLLPDHNIIIEVQGASHYVCGDFKTRNGSTLLKIALLQKSGFEVIEIPTKSLWNPDSIKRYIDHIKTRVDIPPQGHGSVSDKIGRADEANATADKGGQSSDHCNLTAEEHAEKQTGKPKKRKRKKSNKSLAKMI from the coding sequence ATGAACAGAAGTTCTGCCGGTATCAGTGGTCAATACGCAAGAACAGATAATAATTATAAGCGACCGGATAGCCATGCTGCTTCTTCAAGGCTTGGACGATACCGACATGCCACGGTCAGGCAGTGGGATGGCACCCCACGCACTGACCCGGGGCGTAATACATTTTATCGTTCTGCTGACGCATGCCCCTATCAACATTTACAGCGCCGTTCCGTAAACCCTGCTCAAGATTTTAATGCGCTCATCCAACCAGGAATAATGGATGATCTGGTAAGTAAATCGGATCATTTCGGTCACCGCTATGATGGGAGAAATCACGGCCTGTATACCAATTCAATTAAAAGATACACATTAGCTGCCAAGAGACCGTTAAATCGAGCTGAACAAAGCCAGCTGACAGGTCTGCTGCAAAATTTTACCATAACACCGCGTTGGGACTGGCGAAGCCTGACGACAACCCTCTATTCATTGACTTCAGCGGGTTTTTTTACCCCTCATAAACCCATGGATGAGCGTGTCAAGCTTACTCAAGCTGCCTTATTAACAACGCTACTGGATGCAATCATATTCAAGTGCAGCCAAAAACCTCTAGCCAGGGACATCGATGCCCGGGGAATCGCCAACCAGCTGTGGGCCATGGCGAAACTGGTGGACAACGGGCAGCAGTGGACACCAGGGCTCAAAGAGGCCGTGGCCGCGCTGTTGCCCCATGTGAACGCACAGAAAGACCAATTTATTCCTCAGCATATCGCCAACCTGCTGTGGGCCTTGGCGAAACTGGTGGTCAACGGGCAGAAGCGGACCCCGGAACTCAACGAGGCCGTGGTCGCGTTGTTGCTCAGGGTAAATGCACAGAGAGATCGTTTTCATGCCCAGGGTATCGCCAACCTGCTGTGGGCCATGGCGAAACTGGTGGACAACGGGCAGGAGCAGACACCAGAGTTCAAAAAGGTCATAGCCACGCTGTTACCCCGCGTGAACGTACAGAAAGACCAGTTTACTGCCCAGGGTATCGCCAACCTGCTGTGGGCCATGGTGAAACTGGTGGACAACGGGCAGGAGCAGACAGCAGAGCTCAACGAGGCCGTGGCCGCGCTGTTGCCCCACGTGAACGCACAGAAAAACCAATTTATTCCTCAGCATATCGCCAGCCTGCTATGGGCCATGGCGAAACTGGTGGACAACGGGCAGGAGCAGACACCAGGGCTCAAGGAGTCCGTGGCCGCGCTGTTGCCCCATGTGCAGGCACAGAAAGACCAATTTAATGCTCAGGGTATTGCCAACCTGCTGTGGGCCATGGCAAAACTGGTGGACAACGGGCTGGAGCAGACACCGCAGCTCAAAGAGGCCGTGGCCGCGCTGTTGCCCCACGTGAAGGTACAGAAAGACCAATTTAATGCCCAGGATATCGCCAACCTGCTGTGGGCCATGGCGAAACTGGTGAACAACGAGCAGGAGCGGACACCAGAGCTTAAAGAGGCTGTAGCCGCGCTGTTGCCCCATGCGAATGCACAGAAAGACCAATTTATTCCTCAGCATACCGCCAACCTGCTGTGGGCCATGGCGAAACTGGTGGACAACGGGCAGGCACAGACACCAGAGTTCAAAGAGGCTGTGGCCGCACTGTTGCCCTGCGTGAACACACAAAAAGATCAATTTAATTCCCGGGATATCGCTATCCTGCTGTGGGCCATGGCGAAACTGGTGGACAACGGGCAGGAGCAGGCATCAAGTCTCAAAGAGACCGTGACCGCGCTGTTGTCCCAAGTGAGCGCACAAGAAGACCAATTTAATGCCCAGGATATCGCTAACCTGCTGTGGGCCATGGCGAAACTGGGTGAACTCGTTGAGCTGAACGTCGTTAAATCCACGTCTGAACTTCTTGTCTACAAAATCAGTAAACACCCTCAGTTATCTCAGCATGATATATCGATGTCTCTCTGGGGAGTCATGGTATGCTGTGCCAGGCTGTCTACAGACGCCAACGCCGATAAAAATTACTTGCTTGAAAAGCACATGGATGACCTGTTTACTCGCCTGGAAAATGCCTCCCCAAACAATAGAGATGAACAATCCATCATTGCCATGGCCGCAAACTGGCTTGGCAGAGCGTGTCCGATCGTGCCCCATTACCAGACAACCATTTCAAAATCTCAAACCGCCCTCCGCGATCAACTGCAATCATGCATTCCCTCTTTAAAGATTGCTGCAGAAAGGAGTCTGAACTCATTACCTCCGGTTGATCTGCTACTGCCAGATCACAATATCATTATTGAAGTTCAGGGAGCCTCTCATTACGTGTGTGGTGATTTCAAAACCAGGAATGGTTCGACTCTGCTGAAAATCGCACTGCTGCAAAAATCAGGATTTGAGGTCATTGAAATCCCGACTAAATCGCTTTGGAACCCGGATTCAATAAAACGATATATTGATCACATAAAGACCAGGGTGGACATCCCGCCGCAGGGCCATGGCTCTGTATCAGATAAAATCGGGCGGGCAGATGAGGCAAATGCTACCGCCGATAAAGGGGGGCAATCCTCAGATCACTGTAACTTAACCGCCGAAGAGCATGCAGAAAAGCAAACAGGCAAACCAAAAAAAAGGAAGAGAAAAAAAAGCAATAAGTCGTTGGCTAAAATGATTTGA
- a CDS encoding RAP domain-containing protein — translation MDRSSAGISGRYARSGNAYHRPDDHAASSRRGRYRHATVRQWHNLPRSTSGRNEFYHSSGPRSSQYLQRRSVNPAQDFNALIKQETMDSLVSESDRFSHRYDGRYHAEYASSIKKYTSASKRPLNRAEQSQLIHLLQNFTVTRSWHWRSLTTTLHSFTSAGVFTPHKPVDKRVKLTQAALLSTLLDAIIFKCHQKPQARDIDALGICNLLWAMAKLVDNGQEQTAGLKQAVAALLPHVNAQKKQFIPQGIANLLWAMAKLVDNGQQLTPELKKTVVALLPHVNGQKGQFIPQHIANLLWAMAKLVDNGQEQTPELNEAVAALLPLVNAQKDQFIPQHIVNLLWAIAKLVDNGQAQTPELNEALAALMSQVNALKVQLIPQHIANLLWAMAKLVDNGQERTPEFKEAVGALLPHVKGQKDQFLPQHNANLLWAIAKLVVNGQERTPGLNEAVASLLPHVEVQKDQFIPQQIAILMWALAKLVDNGQERTPGLSDAVAALLPLVSTQQANFKPQEIANLLSAMAKLANHGEWTPGLTEAVAALLPHVIAQKDQFIPQHIANLLWAMAKLVDNGQEQTPVCIEAVAALLPHVNVQRAEFKPQEIANLLWAMAKLVDNGQERTPELKEAVSALLPHVKTQKDQFTPQQIANLMWAMAKLVNNGQEQTPGLKEAVSTLLPHVKTLKDQYIPQHIANLLWAMAKLVDNGQEKSADLKEAVAVLLPHVKAQKDQFNPQGIANLLWAMAKLVDNGQERSAELKEAVAVLLPYVNAQKANFKSQGIANLLWAMAKLGELVELSLFTSTFESLVCRISDNAQFSQQAILMSLWAVMVCCARLSLVSNVNKNSLLEKHIDDLFTRLKNTSPASEEDQSIIAMAASWLGRASPVVPHYQTTMSKPQADFCAQLQSCIPSLQIEEEKSLNSLPPVDLLLPDHNMVIEIQGPSHYVSGDFNTRTGSTLLKIALLQKSGFEVIEIPINLLRNRNSMKLYIDQIKTRVDIPPQGHASVSLKSGSADEQYGTA, via the coding sequence ATGGATAGAAGCTCTGCTGGTATCAGTGGTAGATACGCAAGATCAGGTAATGCTTACCACCGACCGGATGACCATGCCGCTTCTTCGAGGCGTGGAAGATACAGGCATGCCACAGTCAGACAGTGGCATAATCTCCCCCGCTCTACTTCCGGGCGCAATGAGTTTTACCATTCTTCTGGCCCACGCTCTTCTCAATATCTACAGCGCCGTTCCGTAAACCCTGCGCAAGATTTTAATGCCCTCATCAAACAGGAAACAATGGATAGTCTGGTGAGTGAATCGGATCGTTTCAGTCATCGCTATGATGGGAGATATCACGCTGAATATGCCAGTTCAATTAAAAAATACACGTCAGCGTCTAAAAGACCGTTAAATCGAGCGGAACAAAGCCAGCTGATACATTTGCTGCAAAATTTCACAGTCACACGGAGTTGGCATTGGAGAAGCCTGACGACAACACTTCATTCATTTACTTCAGCGGGTGTTTTTACCCCTCATAAACCCGTGGATAAGCGTGTTAAGCTCACTCAGGCAGCCTTATTGTCCACACTACTTGATGCCATCATATTCAAGTGCCACCAAAAACCTCAAGCCAGGGATATTGATGCCCTCGGAATCTGCAACCTGCTGTGGGCCATGGCAAAACTGGTGGACAACGGGCAGGAGCAGACAGCAGGGCTCAAACAGGCCGTGGCCGCTCTTTTGCCCCACGTGAACGCACAGAAAAAACAATTTATTCCTCAGGGAATCGCCAACCTGCTGTGGGCCATGGCGAAACTGGTGGACAACGGGCAGCAGCTGACACCAGAGTTAAAAAAGACCGTAGTCGCGCTGTTGCCCCACGTGAACGGACAGAAAGGCCAATTTATTCCTCAGCACATCGCCAACCTGCTGTGGGCCATGGCGAAACTGGTAGACAACGGGCAGGAGCAAACACCAGAACTCAACGAGGCCGTGGCCGCGCTGTTGCCCCTGGTGAACGCACAGAAAGACCAGTTTATTCCTCAGCATATCGTCAACCTGCTGTGGGCCATAGCGAAACTGGTGGACAACGGGCAGGCGCAGACACCAGAGCTCAACGAGGCCCTGGCCGCGCTTATGTCGCAAGTGAACGCACTGAAAGTCCAACTTATTCCTCAGCATATCGCCAACCTGCTGTGGGCCATGGCGAAACTGGTGGACAACGGCCAAGAGCGGACACCAGAGTTCAAAGAGGCCGTGGGCGCACTGTTGCCCCACGTGAAGGGACAGAAAGACCAATTTCTTCCTCAGCATAACGCCAACCTGCTGTGGGCCATAGCAAAACTGGTGGTCAACGGGCAGGAGCGGACACCAGGGCTCAACGAGGCCGTGGCCTCGCTGTTGCCCCACGTGGAAGTACAAAAAGACCAATTTATTCCTCAGCAAATTGCCATCCTGATGTGGGCTTTGGCGAAACTGGTGGACAACGGACAGGAGCGAACACCAGGGCTCAGCGACGCTGTGGCCGCGCTGTTACCCCTCGTAAGCACTCAACAAGCGAACTTTAAACCACAGGAAATCGCCAACCTGCTGTCGGCCATGGCGAAACTGGCGAACCACGGGGAGTGGACACCAGGACTCACCGAGGCCGTAGCCGCGCTGTTGCCCCACGTGATCGCACAGAAAGACCAGTTTATCCCTCAGCATATCGCCAATCTGCTGTGGGCCATGGCGAAACTGGTGGACAACGGGCAGGAGCAGACACCAGTGTGCATAGAGGCCGTGGCCGCCCTGCTGCCCCACGTAAACGTACAGAGAGCGGAATTTAAACCACAGGAAATTGCCAACTTGCTGTGGGCCATGGCGAAACTGGTAGACAACGGACAGGAACGGACACCAGAGCTCAAAGAGGCCGTGTCAGCATTGTTGCCCCACGTGAAAACACAGAAGGACCAATTTACTCCTCAGCAAATTGCCAACCTGATGTGGGCCATGGCGAAACTGGTGAACAACGGGCAGGAGCAGACACCAGGGCTCAAAGAGGCAGTGTCAACACTGTTGCCCCACGTGAAAACACTGAAAGACCAATATATTCCTCAGCATATCGCTAACCTGCTGTGGGCCATGGCGAAACTGGTGGACAACGGGCAGGAAAAGTCAGCAGATCTCAAAGAAGCCGTGGCCGTGCTGTTGCCCCACGTGAAGGCACAGAAAGATCAATTTAATCCTCAGGGTATCGCCAACCTGCTGTGGGCCATGGCAAAACTGGTGGACAACGGGCAGGAAAGGTCAGCAGAGCTCAAAGAAGCGGTGGCCGTGCTGTTGCCCTACGTGAACGCACAGAAAGCTAACTTTAAATCACAAGGTATCGCCAACCTGCTTTGGGCCATGGCGAAACTGGGTGAGCTCGTTGAGCTGAGCCTGTTTACCTCTACGTTCGAATCGCTTGTCTGCCGAATCAGTGACAATGCTCAATTCTCTCAGCAAGCGATATTGATGTCTCTCTGGGCAGTAATGGTATGCTGCGCCAGGTTATCTCTTGTCTCCAATGTCAATAAAAACAGCTTGCTTGAAAAGCACATAGATGACCTGTTTACTCGCCTGAAAAACACATCACCAGCCAGTGAAGAGGATCAATCCATCATTGCCATGGCCGCAAGTTGGCTTGGCAGAGCCTCTCCAGTCGTCCCCCACTACCAGACAACCATGTCAAAACCTCAAGCCGACTTCTGCGCTCAACTCCAATCATGCATTCCCTCTTTGCAGATTGAAGAAGAAAAAAGTCTGAACTCATTACCACCGGTTGACCTGCTACTGCCAGACCACAACATGGTGATTGAAATTCAGGGACCGTCTCATTACGTGAGTGGTGATTTCAACACCAGGACTGGCTCGACTCTGCTGAAAATTGCACTGCTGCAAAAATCAGGATTTGAGGTCATTGAAATTCCGATTAACCTGCTCAGGAACCGGAATTCAATGAAACTGTATATTGATCAAATAAAAACCCGGGTAGACATCCCGCCACAGGGTCATGCCTCTGTATCACTTAAAAGCGGGTCGGCAGATGAGCAATACGGCACTGCTTAA